In the Triticum aestivum cultivar Chinese Spring chromosome 2B, IWGSC CS RefSeq v2.1, whole genome shotgun sequence genome, CGTCTTCAGATCCGACCTCCTCTACTACTAGTTAATGTAGCATGTAGTATAATCTATGCTTAGTTTGTTGATCATGTAGTATGTAAGAACTGTGTAGTATGTGATGTGATGAACTAGGTTTGTGCAATTTCTCTCGCGAAattgttttttcaaattatgcaggtttAGATGCGGCAATCTGATCGGTGGCGCATGTTTTCGACCCGCAAACGCGATCTTCGTGAAACCGCAAACGCATTTTACGGGTCGaatttttgcggggtctgctagagttgctctttcCACTTCTGATGGAGACCACACATACAAAGTTCCAGTTAGGCACGTATAGCCATCCTTTAAAATGTTCGTACATGCATGGAAAGACTCCTATTGTTTTATTTTTTCCACAAAAATAGGCAAGCAAGTCAAGTAGTGGCACCTTTGCATAACATGCAACCCACGAGTCACTGGTCAAATATGCTTGGTTTTGATCAAGATATATTTGGTATTATCAGCAGATATTTCTTTTTCTCTATGCATGCATGCTCTTTTTGTAATAACTAGGATAATGCCCATGCATGCAACGGATATAAATATTCTACTAGTACATTAACTTGTGATTTAACTGTCCATATGTATGCGATGGTGTAAATAACGTCTATGGGTATACCTGAACTATGCAGCCACCAAGGCCCATTCCCTCGAACATCTGGTGGAAGCTCAAGGCGACCACGAGAGGTTTGATTGTTTCCGGATCCTGAGACGCGCCGAGGGAGATGCCGATGATCACCGAGTGCACCACAATACCCAACTCAAGTACCTACAATGCAACATCGTCATCGTCTTGTCACAAAAAAAAAAAAATTACACACACGACAGTACAAGTATTACGCGATGACTCGTACCAACCTGAGAGATTACGCGATGCCGGACCGTGTCTTTTTCATCTTCGGCGCCGCCAACGGCTGCAACGAGCGCTGCCGACCCGTGGGCGTGGCCGTGGGTCGCGTGCGTGTGCACGTGTACCTCGTGCTCCCCGCCGTCGTGACGGCGCGCTTCCTCGCTGGCGGCGGCAGCGGCCTGTTTCTCCTCGTCCACGACGGCGGCGCTGCTGCTTATCGCCCCGTGGCCGTGCGCTCCGTCCTTGTTCAGGTGGGCGCGCGTGAAGTACCCCGTGGCGACGGTGTCGACTACGAGCGTGCCGATGGCGCCGGCCATGGCCCCTAGCCCGGCGAACGGGAAGTCCTTCCACGGCCCGTCGGAAGGCAGGCAGTCCGACGTGAGGTTCTCGAACGCGTCGGGGAGGATGTGGATGAACCCCGTCGCCAGGATGACCCCCGCCGCGAACGCCTTGACCAGGAAGAAGACGTCGCCCTCGGGCCGGAGCGCGGGCACGCGACGCCCCAGCACGGGCAGGGAGCAGCCCAGCGCCCCGCAGACCAGgatggagaagaaggccgcgatTTTGAGAGGGTTCGCCCGCGCGCGGTCCTGTGCCGCCGACTCCGGCGACCCGCAGTCGTCATCGCCCCGCACGGCGGCGACCAAGAGCAGCGCcacgacggcggcgaggaggacggcggcgCTCGGCTTCATGTCTAGACTATCGTGATGCACTTGAGATTGAGAGGGCGACGACGCGAGAGAGACCAGGAACTGGGAGAGCTTCTTGGCAGCTTAGCGACGCTGGCTGCCGGGTTTATATATAGATGGATGGAGGAAACAGCTCTGCTGCAGACATCATGTCGCTATTAATTAGGGTTTATAGAGTCAATTACCTGAGGAATTAGGCGATCCCTTCAGTTGAAAACGACTATCTGTCACAAGGTGACGACATGCATGAGAATACACGGCGTAGCCCAGGTTGTCAGCCTTGTAAGCGCGCTCGATATAACCGACGGATGATGTATTAATTAGCGAATCAGATTGTCTTCCTGATTTATTTCGGTGTTTAGGGGGAAATTACTCACAATGACGACACTTTATCGTCCAATGAGGAGGCAATTTTGCTGGCACGCAATAACGTACTGCCTGCTGGCTTCGTGATTCTCCTATGAAGATAGCTAGCATAGTTGAAACTGAATGTAATCACCATGATTGATTAATGGAAGtttctttttgaaaataaaaaaaattgctaCAGCATATATAGGTGCgctctaagtattgcacatctaattcctatgtcattgattttagTCGGAGATTCGTGTGGCTATTTCTTTCattcttttcctttccttttttataCTTGATTGGTATAATGAAGTTATATCACACTTAACTTAAATTGTCCTCGCATAAGTTTTCCACGTAAGGATTGCCGACGCCGGCTCCCCTTGTTTTCGGATGCCTTCCGGTGCCGGCGAGGTGAGGGCAACTCGGGTTGGGCTTGTGCGTGTGGTGTGTGTCGCCTtagctcttagagcatctccaatagcatgtgtatatttggatgtctatatattcatatagacaacggtctaaaaagattccctcatatacacatccagttttgcatcagaacgtctatatacagggaccatgacaggtgggccgtTGCTGGGGAGAGGAAAAAATCATGACTACAGCTGAGTTTAGACAACACCTTCACATTGTCCAGGCGTGGACATTGTCGAGGTCAATTTAGAGAATGTGTATATTTGGATGACCATATAGACAAGCTGTTGGACCCCTGTTTTGGGCTCACGTCGTGAAAAacgagtatagacatccatatagacaagctattggagatgctcttactaagGTTCGGTCTAGGTTTTTAGTTGACGTTGGCGAAAAGATGGCTTCATCAATGATGTGGAGTAATATTATCCCCGTTATTGTCGTTTCAGGCTTTCAGCAATGCTTATTCACATCAGTGAAGGTTGTCTAGAGCTTCGACCAAAGCCAAGTAGGGCCCTTTTTTCTATGTTATGTTTGGTGAGTATGGGTTGCATAGCTCAATGGAGTGGATGGTGCCAATTCATACCTTAGTACTTCTGACTATTTCTTCGTTCGACGATGTGTGGCCAGGTTTGCCCTCCTCATAACAAGCTAATGCGGTCGGGTCTCTCCAATTCTTGTTAGCTGGATTTGGGATGGTTCTTCAGCCCCCATTGTATCTTTTTATTCGCGACGACGATATGATCCTTAGTTCGTTGTTGCCATCTTCTTTTGGCTCCAATCGGCGACTTCCTGGTCGACGCGTCATCAACATTACAATGGCTCGAGGGGTTCCGAAAATGCTGGAAGTGGCGTCGTTGCTCATTGCGTGTCGTCGCGGGTTCATGAGTACTTTTATAAAGAGGTTTTATAAGAATTAGGCAATTTAAATATATGATGGTAGCCTTCTACTGAAAATAATAACTTAAAAAccattgttgttgcaagttgttATTTTATTTTCCGGTGTCTTCCCTCTGACTAGTAGTTTGGGTTAGGTTTTTTTAGCCATCACAGATGTGATGTTCATGCAGATGGCGGTTTTTCTTATTCAAGTTTGTCTTTCGGACTCTGATCCTCCTCAAGTTCGTCCATCTGGAGTAGTCGACGAAGCTCTAGCATATATTTATGGCGTCCCCCTGGGCCAGGGAGATTATGGTTTCTCATCATGCGTGCATGATGATGAGATTTGAAGTCAGGTGTTTCAAATCTTGAAATTCAAGGGTTCAATAGTGACAACTGACAACTGCACCCCCAATGCACTTTTTCTTAGGGGTACATGCACGAAGAGCTTTCACCGACAAGTTCAAGCCGGCTGCGGTAGGGAAGCGGCGACAGCAGTGCGTCCGCGACTCGTTCTGAcggtggtagtagtagtagtttgTCCCGTGGTCCAGAATCTCAATATATTTTTCATTATAGTTGTGGTGATTTATACTTCCAATGAACTTTTTTTTATACTAATATAACAGATCCGAATCCTTTTCATAGAGAAAAAAGACTAAAAGGTAGTTAGATGTTTTTTtgtggaaaataaataaataaacgttACGGGTCATTGTTTTCCTGTACTTAAATGTACACAAACCGGGctcaaaaggaaaaaggaaaaaagaaatgtCCCAGCCGGCCTCTGGTCGAATGTCGATAGAGTGTCGACACTGTGAGCGCGGCGGAAGAGGAAACAGCAAACGGCAAGCCCGTGAAAACCGAGTGGAAGCGCTTCGTTTCGGGTCCTAAACGGCGGGCGACCGCTCCGGTTGCCATCACCTTTCGGGTTCTTGGTCCAAAGTTAGCCGAGGCGAAAGTATTGGTTGGGGAGGATAGCAAGCTACTCGATCGCTGCATTGCGCTCTAGGTGTAGATGTACCATATACTGGTATTATACACTGCATTGCTGAATggccaacttcatttaatttggtCAGGACAGCACACCACACCGGCTAGATTGCTCCGAAAACAAAACAACTAGGCCAGCTAAGTTCGGGCTACTGTTCGTTCACACATGCGCAATGAACCAGCAACTAATATTCCCTCTGTGGTACTAAATTATTATTTTTCGAAACGGTGGTACTAAATATTTTGAAAAGGAGGAAGGATAACAAGATTCTGCAAGTATGAACACGGTGTCATTTCTGCTTCACCAAAAAAGAATGACCAAGGTAGCACAAGTGTGAGTACTACTGCCATGGTATATATAAACATTTGTGCGACTGAGAGCAACAGGATTGAAATTAACCGAGTGTGTCAACAACTGCAGCTCAGTATGTGGAGCTCATCTTTGCCACGTGATGTGGTCAACGGAGTACGTAGGTCAATGCCTCCGGCCGGCTGGTCACCAAAGTCTTCACACCTCACATTGCAGAACGACATGCATGCATGAATTTTGGCTCGCGTGACATCGCCAGTGCGATTGCATGCAAGTGGTGTGCCGAATGCAATGTGAGCCGTTGCAATTTGGCCGCCCATTTTTGTCCGCAGATGTGGCATAAAGAAAGGTCATGCACTTTGTGCCTGTCTATGGAAAAGATGGCTGCCGTCGAAGTACAACCGTCCTAGATTCGAACGTATTGTTGGCCTCTCCTTTGGACTCACCAGCTTCTTTTGTGATCTTTTTCTTTTCGAATAAAAATACTGTATATATTTTGCGATCTTTGGGTCAGCGCACATGGGTAGTGGCTTTTGCTAGGCAGCTAAGATCATCTCCAAGGGGCTAATTTCGGCGTCGCTTCAGGATGCGCATGCTTGCGCATCGTGGATCGTGTGTAGGCCTATGAATCTACGATGATGATTACTGCTCAAGAGGGACGTCAGTCGCCTATTTGGTTTCTCTTCTTGCATAAATGCATGACTGCcctgaggatgcttgcatatggtacAGCCGCAGACCAATGAAATGTGCACTTTTAGATGTGTGAGAGAATATTTCTATAAGCAATGTTAATTAAGATTTGCTACTGCAGTGGTGAACGTGTTTAAAGAGGAGTGCTTGAGAGAACCAAACTCCGGATGAGTGATTTTGGCCTTTGGATAATCAACGTAATTTTTAGGTATCTTGGATCCGGAGCTACAAGATTAATAAAGTCACAACAGATATTCTAGCTCCGCAAATCCAGCCTCTTCATCGGTATATCTGTTGTTCTCATCTACAAGATTAATGTTAGCAGCCTCCTGATCGACCATCTTACCTGCTACGCGGCCATTTTTTAATCGGTAGCTCTTGCTAATGGTCCAAGAGGAATGAAATGCCACATTCTCTTTCGAACATAAAGGGTCACATTCTGTTGCCCCTTCGTTTCGTGAGGACCGCATACCCAGCTGCATGCCAACCTTAGGCAACCGTTCAAACCAAATCGTCGATAAATGCTCTATGCTCGTAATCTCACACTGATGCCATATGCTCAGAATTCCACATGCAGGGTTCCTTCCTGTGTACGTAGACGTAGTCCCCAAACGCATCACTTCCCCTACACGATGCGGGTGGAGGTGGCACTTTAGTCCGGAAGGCATTGCGTTGTAAGGTCGAGAAAAGGCCCCGAACACCGGCTTGCGCAAGGCAGGTATACACAGCGAAAATGTTGGCTTACACGACACAAGTATACGCAGCTATGGGCCCTTTTTTGAAGGAGAAACAGGATTCGAGCCCTGGTTGGTAGCCCCACTCCAAGAGGTCATTACCACCGTGTTAGACGCACGTTCTCAACTAGCTTGAATAAAAAACTACATTGAGCAGTGAAATTCAAAGTTTGCAATGATATAACTTACATAGGATATATCGCACAGTGACAATGCCACATAGGGCTGGAagaaaagctcgaagctcgcgagctaaacgagtagctcgtgactcggctcgagtCAACTCGAACTTaaagaataacgagtcgagtcaagctttagtttaagatcattTATAAAACGAGTTAAACAAGCCAATCTCACAAGTagtcgtgtaactcgttaggctcgagACAAAAGATCAGCAAGGCACCCTGCGTCCCAGGCGCACAAGATAACACCTAGACGTTCAAGAAAATTACAATTGTTTGGCCATGTATAAGTTACTAACTTGCTGATGATTGTGGTCATGTACAATTGTCTGTGGTCAATGGTAATGTACATGGTACTGACTTGATGGTACGTGCTGACAATTGTAATTTAAGCTTGTACATGCCTACAATTGTTTGTGAACGTTGTACATGTTGTACATGTTTAATATGTATATTTTAGATTCCCAAATAATCACTTTTATCATATTCATAAGCTTTTATGTTcattaacgagcttaacaagctaaacgagcgaGCTCGTGAGTTATACGAGTCAAGCCAATCTTGAATTCGAGCttgttatagtaacgagtcgagtgaGTTAGCTCGTTAACAAAACGAGTTTTAGCGAGTCGAgacgagctggctcgactcggttCGAACTCCAGCCCTAATGCCACAGAGTACAGCTACTACAGTCAGGAACCCAAAACAAATCTCAGCTAGCACATAGGAAACAATGTGCACACAAACAAAAGAAAACTTAGAGAAATGCGGATCGCCTCTAGGCGACGGCTCACGCTGGCGCCATGGTGGTCGCCGACGCCGCCGGCGGATTCCGGATCTCGGTTCTCTTGCCTAGGTTCAGCCGATGCAGAGGAGGCGGCGCAAGCAGTTGAAGACTCCTCCCTCGGCACCTCTTCTCTGCAGTCTTCTGCTGTTCGCCAGAGGAAGACAGACGAGGAATTCGCCGATGAATTCTGGGCGGACATTGGCTACCCTACACCGGCGTCTAGGGTGTGGGAGAGACCGTCGTCTCGACGGGCAGGTGAGGTTTTTCGTGTATGCATGTCAGACAAGAACGGAGAACCGGCGTTGGACTCGGCGGAGGTCGCGGTGGTCTTCACGTCAGATGCTATCGTGGATTTGCCGGGCTCGAAGGAGTCATGATGATGCTTGCCGCGGCCACCCGCGGCGTCTCCGGGGCGCCGGCCGGTCAAGAGCTCTAATCAAGCCTTGGATCGGCCAGATTCTGCCACCTCAGATGTCGCCGCCAAGAACCCTCGGTGATCTCTTGCCGCAGGCGTGTCTCAGCGATGGGGAGGCCTCACCGGTGTTCAGTTGGCCAGCACTTTCTTCGGGCCAGTCAGGGCGGTGCGCCACGACGGTCACAGTTTGAATTCTCGATCTGTCATCTGCGGCCGTTCCAGGTCAGACCTATGATCAGACGAATCCTGGACATCCGCTTCGGATGGTCAATCTCAGCCGTTGGCTTGGACACTTGTGGAACCGGGTAGAGCAGGCAGCGAACCCTAAGTTCAATCGATTCCTTCGCGGCTCTCATCCGCTCTCCAGCAATGACGCGTGGCGATCCACCCGCGCCGCCGGGCACCTCCATCGCCCACCAACCCCATCCAACTTCAAGCTCCTCTCAGCCAACTGCTTCTTCGTCGGGAGGCGCTCCTGGCTTCGCTCCGGTGGTTTACCAGCCGGTGCAGGTCGTGCAACCCTATGTGCCGCTGGGATCTTTCCCGTCGATGCAGCAGCTGTCGGTGCATCAACAGCCGATGCAGCAGTCCACGGTGTATTCGGTGCCATTCCACCAGCAGTTTTTGGTACCTCGGGTCAGTTCTTGCAGCAGCCGCCGTATCTTCTTCAACCAATGAGTGGCTTcgtgcagcaacaacaacagccgGCAGCGTTTCAACCCGCGGTGAACACTTATGTGCAGCATCCTGGTACTCCCGCCAGGGTGCAAATGGCTGCTAGCTTCAACGCCAGGCCTCCATACAACTCTTCTGCCATCGGAGGCCCTGCTTTTGCATGCCCTCGTAAGCCGAAGGGAAGCAAGGGCGGCTATCATAAGACTCACCAGGGAGCAGTGTTGCCATCTACTACTCCCCCACCTGCGGTCCCTATGATGCCGCCACCGGTGCAGGTGCGCGCCTTGGCCTCTTCGTCAATGATGGCAGCGGGTCACGGGCAGTACACACCTATGTAGTTGGGCCCAATGCAACATCGGCCTCCACCTACGATTCAATCTTCAGGGGCAGCCGAGGTTTCAACAAACCCTAAAAAGTTGTGGTGTTCTAAGTGCCAATCTGCAGGACACACATATGATGAGTGCGAGACACAACATTATTGTTTCATTTGTAATAAGACAAATCACCCGATGACCATGCGGTGCTGTCCTGCTCTCAAGATGCCAAAGCCGGCGGCGATGCTTTGTGGATATGGAACTGACAATATGGCCTTCTTTCAGATGCCCGACAATGTCTGTTGGGAGGATCCCTCACCACAGAATTCACCAACGGCGTTGGTATCAATTTCTGGTGGCTCTATCACTCCCAGTATCGTGGAGGCAGTGGTTGCTAAGATTGCTTAGTACCAGCAACAGTGGACTTGGGAGGCCATACCGCATGGCCAGGATGCTTTTGTCATGTCCTTCCCAAGTGAGGAAGTTCTACAGAGGGTGACTGGGTTTGTAGTTTTCATCAAGTCTCACAATGTCACCATCGAGTTCAAGCCCTGGAAGTCAGAGGAGATACCACATCGTTTCGAGCTACTACCTATTTAGGTGCACGTGCATGGGGTGCCTCACGCTCTCCGCCACTTCTTGGGTCTTTGGGCGGTCAGCTCGGTGATTGGCGCTACTCTTGATGTTGACCTTCTCTGTTTGTGTTGCAGAGGAATTGTTCGTATCCAGGTAGCGGTGCTGAACATCGGTGCTTTCAAAAGGCGCACAATTGATTCTCTCACTTCCGATGTGGTGGTTCAGAGGAAGGGTTATGAGTTCCGGTACATTCTGGAAAGACCAGACTTACGTATTGATACTGATTTCGTGCCTCGTGTCTAGGAGCACGGAGATGATCCGGGGGGGGGGGCGAAAAGAGGCATGATAGGGAGGATACAGTGAGGAGCAAAAATCCAAGTAAGAGGCCCAAACCCACTTCGTCATCCAAGAACCCTTCGGTTCCTCCTACATTGGGCAGAGTGGTGCCCATGCAGATGGCCATTGCCGTCACACCTCTCAACCCTCATCGAGGCCTACATGCCACAGCTGCTTCTTCGTCATTAAAGGGGTCTTCTTCGTCACTGACGGCTACTTCGTCTCCGGTTGCTCCTTTGGCGATGTCAGCGCCCCAGTCTTCGGCGCCGTCGTCACCGACTCACCGGTCGGCACCGCCTCACCTTGACAAGGGGAGCTACGTGCGGCCTCTGCCTGAGGGGATAGCACCTGCGGTGGTTATTGCGAGAGCTTCATCACTGCCACCATCGCCAACACCTGTTTCTCCTACTCGACGGGGAGTGATTTTCTCCCCGTCCGTTCGGGCTGGCCATGAGTCAGCGATGGCGGCGCTACGAGCTTTGTCCTCTACTCCTCcgtcaccgggggggggggggggggtcggcgtCCGGATCTCTCGAGGAGGCTGAGGTGCAGCCCCCGCAGTCTGCTACATCATCGCCGCATCCGTCTACTCCGCTTCTCGAGGTCGCTGGGGCGGTCTCTGCGGCCAATGTTACTCCTTCGCTGCTGAGGCGTAGCGGGCATCACTCCGTCGGGGCTGACGGTATAGCAGCCACTACGAGGACTCTATGGCGAAGGCCATGCGCAGGACGGCTGTCCGTAACCTCCACTTCGAAGGTACCTCCTCTGTAAATCATTTTTGCCTTTTGATAATTCCAAAGTATCTTCAAATATCACTAGCCTTGGAGTTTCGTGAGGACGTAATGAGAAAGAGGTAGATTTTTCTGTTAAGGTTCTTAAACAAGTGGAGTTCGACCAGCTTATGGTTGCTCCTAAGTTGTCGAGTTTTGTTGACCCTCTCATgtcagatgaggaggatgaggatgtTGATGACAATCACGAAGGCAAGCTTCTCTCCCATCTGGTTAAACACATGACTGAAGTAGACCTTGAAGATACTGTACGCGACACTATGCTATGTGAGCTTGTCGCGTCGGTGCGCAAGAATAAGTCTAACTCATCAAAGAAAAGAGGGCGTCCTTCTAAGAAGGCAAAGGTATCTAAACAAAAAATGGTTCAGCATGAGACACATGTTTTAGAATAGCAGATATCTTGGTGACTTTGCTAAGCACAAACACACTGCCAATTGTGTAAAGGATCATGTGTTGGACTTTGTGGCCATCACTGAGTCGGGCAAATGTGACTTCCCAACACATGATCAGGACCACTTTTCATGTGGTTTTGATTACGAATGGCACGTCTTACCCTCGACCAAGAGGTCCGGTGGAATCTTGCTAGGCATTCACTCTATGTACTTGCAACTTCTATCCACGTCAAATGGGGAGTATCAGATCAAATTTCACCTTCGAAACAAGTCCGACAACTTCCTTTGGAGCCTGGTGGCTGTATATGGCGCCGTTCAAGAGGAGTTTAAGTCTGCATTTCTAAAAGAACTTGTTAATACCTGTTGAGACAATCCCCATCCCATGTTAATCGGGGGGATTCCAATATCCTTCGATATCAGCGGGAAAAAACAATGACCGATTTGACACTAGGTGGCCTTTCCTCTTTAATGTTGTTATTGACAACCTGGATCTGATGGAGATCACTATGTCTAGTGGTCAGTATACCTGGGCCAATAACCGATCAATTCCAACCTTTGAAAAACATGAACAGGTGCTAATTACCACCGACTGGGAATATAAATATCCCCTAGCCTCGGTTCGGCCACTAGAAAGAATTGAGGCCTTATCGGATCATGCTCCTTTGCTAACCGATTTTGGACAATCAATCCCAAGTTCTAACCATCATCAGTTTAAATTTGAACTGGGATGGCTCACTAGAGAGGGATTTCATGACTTGCTTAACAAAGTGTGGGCGTGTCAACCTCGCGGTAACACACCTATTCAACGATGGAATAATCGAATTCACGCCTTGTGTCGATTCCTTTGTGGATGGGCCAAGCACACTGCTGGCATCTACAAAAAAGAAAAGTTGCGGCTTTCTACCTTAATCGATACGCTTGATAAAATTGCAGAGGTGAGGCCTCTTTCTTCTGTTGAGATTGTGTAAAAAAGCAATCTAAATGATCAGATTGCCCGCCTGCTACGCAAGAAAGAGATTAAATGGTACCAACGTTGCAACGCGGATTCGCTCGTGCAAGGTGATGATAATACGAAATACTTTCAAATGCTCGCCAATGGCAGACATAGAAAGAAACGTATATTCACTCTTGACCAGGAGGAAGGCCGAATAGAGGGGGGCACTATTCAGAAATTTTATTTCTAAGTATTACAAAGAGCTTTTTGGACCTTCAGCTGAAACAGCTTTTCAGTTGGATGAGTCTTTTACTCATGACATTCCTCAAGTTACGGAAGTGGAAAATGAATTCTTAACCTCCCCATTCTCTGAGGAAGAAATTCAAACCGCGGTGTTTCAAATGGAACACAACAAGGCTCCGGGACCGGATGGCTTTCCCGCAGAGTTCTATCAATGTTTTTGGGACGTGATTAAGGCATACTTGGTTCAGTTGTTTAACCAACTGCATACCAAAGACCTTGATATTTCTCGTTTAAAATTTGGGGAAATTATCCTATTGCCCAAGATTAAGGAGGCTAGTCGTATTCAACAATATCGACCGATTTGCCTTCTGAATGTAAGTTTTAAAATCTTTACGAAGGTCGCAACTAATCGGTTGAATGGGGTGGCTGACCATGTCGTCAAACCTAGTCAAACTGCATTTATGCCAGGCCACAACATATTAGATGGAGTTTTCGTGCTACATGAAATTGTACATGAGCATCACCGAAAAAAGTTGAATAGAGTcattcttaaaatagatttttaaAAATCCTACGATAAAGTTAAGTCGCCCTTCCCGTTGCAAAATTTACGCATGAAGGGGTTTCCGACAAAACGGTGTCGTTGGGTAGAGAGCTTTGTTTCtgaggtagtgtggccatcaaagttAACGATGACGTTGGCAACTATTTTCAGACAAGGTAGGGGCTTCGCCAAGGGGAACCTGCTTCTCCTATTTTGTTTAACATTGTGGCCGACATGCTAGCTACCCTTGTTGAGCGGCCTAAGCTGGACGGTCAAGTTAGTGGTGTCATTCCACATCTGGTAGAAGATGGGCCATATATTCTACAATATGGAGATGACACAATACTTTTCATGGATCATGATCCAGATAAGGCAAGAAATCTCAAGTTGCTCTTATATATGTGCTTTTGTGGAACTTTCTGGTCTCAAAATTAATTATCATAAGAGCAAACTTTTTTGCTTTGGTGATGCTGCAGAATCAGCACCTGAGTACACTGAGATTTTTGGATGCCAGCTCGGGCACTTCCTGATTTGAAATTTGGGTATTCCCATACACTAtctgtcagagtaaatgaccatgggt is a window encoding:
- the LOC123042376 gene encoding zinc transporter 8, producing MKPSAAVLLAAVVALLLVAAVRGDDDCGSPESAAQDRARANPLKIAAFFSILVCGALGCSLPVLGRRVPALRPEGDVFFLVKAFAAGVILATGFIHILPDAFENLTSDCLPSDGPWKDFPFAGLGAMAGAIGTLVVDTVATGYFTRAHLNKDGAHGHGAISSSAAVVDEEKQAAAAASEEARRHDGGEHEVHVHTHATHGHAHGSAALVAAVGGAEDEKDTVRHRVISQVLELGIVVHSVIIGISLGASQDPETIKPLVVALSFHQMFEGMGLGGCIVQAKFKARSIVTMILFFCLTTPVGIAVGFGISRVYNENSPTALVVEGGLNSVAAGILVYMALVDLLAEDFMNPKVQSRGKLQLGINVSMLVGAGLMSMLAKWA